Proteins encoded in a region of the Ursus arctos isolate Adak ecotype North America unplaced genomic scaffold, UrsArc2.0 scaffold_2, whole genome shotgun sequence genome:
- the METTL22 gene encoding methyltransferase-like protein 22 isoform X4: MDEVTFKSDTVLSDVHLYTPNHRHFMVRLNGMGQPVFLSQFKLLWNQDSQTDSGTEGGRHGMGPAEETPPSRPGSARPPLGSGCSSDITSQEGVGARLDEDGDLDVERRPRAASDPEPAGPPRDKVWRGALLLADYILFQRDVFQGCTVLELGAGTGLASIIAATVARTVYCTDVGTDLLAMCQRNIALNSHLTAAGGGVVKVKELDWLKDDLCTDPEVPFSWSQEDVSDLYSHTTILLAAEVFYDDDLTDALFKTLSRLAHKLKNACTAILSVEKRLNFTLRHLDVTCEAYDHFRSWLQRLERLADGRLRFAVEPVEASFPQLLVYERIQQLWGRKNSPEQQRLRSSSPLLQQRACSPWFACCGTHLLVNLGTLLSLSPAGALEDLCGTGNVTRRIHKHGFSTVLRIRF, translated from the exons atggATGAGGTCACCTTCAAAAGTGACACTGTGCTCTCAGATGTCCATCTCTATACCCCGAACCACAGGCACTTCATGGTGCGGCTGAACGGCATGGGGCAGCCTG TTTTCCTGTCCCAGTTCAAGCTTCTGTGGAACCAAGACTCTCAGACAGACTCAGGGACTGAGGGTGGCCGTCATGGTATGGGTCCCGCAGAGGAGACGCCCCCCTCCAGGCCGGGCAGCGCCAGACCCCCTCTGGGGAGTGGCTGCAGTAGTGACATCACCAGCCAGGAGGGAGTGGGAGCTCGGCTGGACGAGGATGGGGATTTGGACGTCGAGAGGAGACCACGGGCGGCTTCGGACCCTGAGCCAGCAGGGCCTCCGAGAGACAAG gTGTGGCGGGGTGCCCTGCTCCTGGCCGACTATATTCTGTTCCAACGGGACGTCTTCCAGGGCTGCACCGTGCTGGAGCTCGGGGCGGGCACGGGGCTGGCCAGCATCATCGCAGCCACCGTGGCACGCACCGTTTACTGTACAG ATGTCGGTACAGATCTCTTGGCCATGTGCCAGCGAAACATTGCCCTCAACAGCCACCTGACTGCCGCCGGAG GAGGTGTAGTTAAGGTCAAAGAACTGGACTGGCTCAAAGATGACCTGTGTACAG ACCCAGAGGTCCCCTTCAGCTGGTCACAGGAGGATGTCTCTGACCTGTACAGCCACACCACCATCCTGCTTGCAGCCGAAG TGTTTTACGACGATGACCTAACCGACGCTCTGTTTAAAACACTGTCCCGCCTCGCTCACAAACTGAAAAACGCCTGCACAGCCATTCTGTCTGTGGAAAAGAG GCTAAACTTCACGCTCAGACACCTGGACGTCACGTGCGAAGCCTACGACCACTTCCGCTCCTGGCTGCAGCGGCTGGAGAGGCTTGCGGACGGCCGGCTGCGCTTCGCGGTGGAGCCGGTGGAGGCCTCCTTCCCTCAGCTCCTCGTGTATGAGCGCATCCAGCAGCTG TGGGGCAGAAAGAACAGCCCAGAGCAGCAGAGACTCAGAAGCAGCTCTCCACTCCTTCAGCAGCGTGCGTGCTCCCCGTGGTTCGCGTGTTGTGGGACTCATCTCCTTGTGAACCTCGGGACTCTGCTTTCTCTGTCCCCTGCAGGAGCTCTGGAAGATCTTTGTGGAACCGGTAATGTGACCCGTCGCATCCACAAGCATGGCTTCTCGACTGTTCTTAGAATACGTTTCTAA
- the METTL22 gene encoding methyltransferase-like protein 22 isoform X3 yields the protein MDEVTFKSDTVLSDVHLYTPNHRHFMVRLNGMGQPVFLSQFKLLWNQDSQTDSGTEGGRHGMGPAEETPPSRPGSARPPLGSGCSSDITSQEGVGARLDEDGDLDVERRPRAASDPEPAGPPRDKVWRGALLLADYILFQRDVFQGCTVLELGAGTGLASIIAATVARTVYCTDVGTDLLAMCQRNIALNSHLTAAGGGVVKVKELDWLKDDLCTDPEVPFSWSQEDVSDLYSHTTILLAAEVFYDDDLTDALFKTLSRLAHKLKNACTAILSVEKRLNFTLRHLDVTCEAYDHFRSWLQRLERLADGRLRFAVEPVEASFPQLLVYERIQQLVGAAPTMCGPSLLCMTLLTPGSSRHMPRTLVLSGWRSASSRKLWWVLPILSPAHGPAGQPSPWTLERVLSLRAVQAPEAGGPSTESGW from the exons atggATGAGGTCACCTTCAAAAGTGACACTGTGCTCTCAGATGTCCATCTCTATACCCCGAACCACAGGCACTTCATGGTGCGGCTGAACGGCATGGGGCAGCCTG TTTTCCTGTCCCAGTTCAAGCTTCTGTGGAACCAAGACTCTCAGACAGACTCAGGGACTGAGGGTGGCCGTCATGGTATGGGTCCCGCAGAGGAGACGCCCCCCTCCAGGCCGGGCAGCGCCAGACCCCCTCTGGGGAGTGGCTGCAGTAGTGACATCACCAGCCAGGAGGGAGTGGGAGCTCGGCTGGACGAGGATGGGGATTTGGACGTCGAGAGGAGACCACGGGCGGCTTCGGACCCTGAGCCAGCAGGGCCTCCGAGAGACAAG gTGTGGCGGGGTGCCCTGCTCCTGGCCGACTATATTCTGTTCCAACGGGACGTCTTCCAGGGCTGCACCGTGCTGGAGCTCGGGGCGGGCACGGGGCTGGCCAGCATCATCGCAGCCACCGTGGCACGCACCGTTTACTGTACAG ATGTCGGTACAGATCTCTTGGCCATGTGCCAGCGAAACATTGCCCTCAACAGCCACCTGACTGCCGCCGGAG GAGGTGTAGTTAAGGTCAAAGAACTGGACTGGCTCAAAGATGACCTGTGTACAG ACCCAGAGGTCCCCTTCAGCTGGTCACAGGAGGATGTCTCTGACCTGTACAGCCACACCACCATCCTGCTTGCAGCCGAAG TGTTTTACGACGATGACCTAACCGACGCTCTGTTTAAAACACTGTCCCGCCTCGCTCACAAACTGAAAAACGCCTGCACAGCCATTCTGTCTGTGGAAAAGAG GCTAAACTTCACGCTCAGACACCTGGACGTCACGTGCGAAGCCTACGACCACTTCCGCTCCTGGCTGCAGCGGCTGGAGAGGCTTGCGGACGGCCGGCTGCGCTTCGCGGTGGAGCCGGTGGAGGCCTCCTTCCCTCAGCTCCTCGTGTATGAGCGCATCCAGCAGCTGGTAGGTGCGGCCCCCACCATGTGCGGGCCGTCGTTGCTGTGCATGACACTGCTGACCCCAGGGTCCTCCAGACACATGCCCCGCACCCTGGTGCTATCGGGGTGGAGGAGCGCTAGCAGCCGAAAGCTGTGGTGGGTTCTCCCCATTCTTAGCCCTGCACATGGGCCTGCAGGCCAACCGTCACCTTGGACTTTAGAGCGTGTTCTTTCCTTGCGGGCAGTTCAGGCTCCGGAGGCAGGAGGGCCAAGCACAGAAAGTGGTTGGTGA